One genomic segment of Oncorhynchus kisutch isolate 150728-3 linkage group LG15, Okis_V2, whole genome shotgun sequence includes these proteins:
- the LOC116353547 gene encoding putative olfactory receptor 10D3 codes for MPVGSECHLPAVCETWRTRLAWNMEPNNRTTHTVTEFLITGFDGVQHPKLVGLAILLVLFLILIGSITNICVIAFNKPLHTPMYFFICSLAMVDIVYTSGISVTMLNVLLGEERRIPYAPCMIQCFLFHFGSSMEPFAIALMAYDRLIAISYPLRYQTILTNTNVCLLILANWAVGCMLASLLTGLVNNLPFCGSNKLPYSFCEYANLIRASCVNLSHYFNAISALGTAVLWVTLALIIVSYVKIVYVVIQMSSSKDRRKTFNTCVSHMIVVACFFIPKVLIILVTRVGLVLTLSHRNGLVIGSTLGPSLVNPLVYCLKTKEIRGRLKYIFKRSDISPNM; via the exons ATGCCAGTCGGTTCAGAGTGTCATCTACCAGCTGTGTGTGAAACCTGGCGCACAAGGCTGGCCTG GAACATGGAGCCAAACAACAGAACAACACATACGGTAACAGAATTCCTCATCACAGGATTTGATGGAGTACAACACCCAAAGCTGGTGGGACTAGCCATTTTGTTGGTCCTCTTTCTCATTCTGATCGGAAGCATCACCAACATTTGTGTCATAGCATTCAACAAGCCTCTGCATACCCCCATGTACTTTTTTATTTGCTCGCTGGCAATGGTAGACATAGTCTACACCAGCGGCATTAGTGTTACAATGCTTAACGTTCTCCTTGGTGAGGAGAGAAGAATCCCCTATGCACCCTGCATGATACAGTGCTTCCTATTTCATTTTGGAAGTTCTATGGAACCCTTCGCTATTGCTCTGATGGCTTATGATCGCCTTATTGCAATTTCATATCCTCTTCGATATCAGACTATCTTAACTAATACAAATGTATGTTTACTTATATTAGCCAATTGGGCAGTAGGCTGCATGCTTGCCAGTTTGTTGACTGGCTTGGTGAACAATCTGCCCTTCTGTGGCTCAAATAAACTCCCATACAGCTTTTGTGAATATGCCAACTTAATAAGAGCATCATGCGTGAATCTTTCACATTATTTCAATGCAATTTCTGCTTTGGGGACTGCTGTATTATGGGTTACTTTAGCCTTGATAATCGTCTCATACGTGAAGATAGTTTATGTAGTGATACAAATGTCTTCATCCAAAGACAGGAGGAAAACATTTAACACCTGTGTCTCCCACATGATAGTGGTGGCTTGCTTCTTTATCCCCAAGGTGTTGATAATATTGGTCACCAGGGTTGGTTTggttctcacactctctcacagaaATGGCCTAGTCATTGGCTCTACTCTGGGCCCCTCTCTTGTGAACCCACTTGTATATTGTCTCAAAACCAAGGAGATTCGAGGGCgcctgaaatatattttcaagagatctgacatttctccaaatatgTAA